In the Doryrhamphus excisus isolate RoL2022-K1 chromosome 2, RoL_Dexc_1.0, whole genome shotgun sequence genome, ttttcatcgtaggtgcatgtccactgtgagagagataaactaaaaagaaaaatccagaaatcacaatgcatgattttttaacaatttatttgtgtgatacagctgcaaataagtatttgaacacctgagaaaatgaatgttaatatttggtacagtagcctttgtttgctattacagaggtcaaacgtttcctgtagtttttcaccaggtttgcacacactgcaggagggatcttggcccactcctccacacagatcttctctagatcagtcaggtttctgggctgtcgctgagaaacacggagtttgagctccctccaaagattttcgattgggttcaggtctggagactggctgggccatgctagaaccttgatatgcttcttacggagccactccttggttttcctggctgtgtgcttcgggtcgttgtcgtgttggaagacccagccacgacccatcttcaatgctctgacagagggaaggaggttgttccccaaaatctcacaatacacggccccagtcatcctctctttaatgcagtgcactcgtcctgtcccatgtgcagaaaaacacccccaaagcatgatgctaccacccccatgcttcacagtagggatggtgttcttcggattgtactcttcattcttcttcctccaaacacgcttattggaattatgaccaaaaagttctattttggtctcatctgaccataaaactttctcccatgactcctctgtatcatccaaatggtcatatgcaaacttaagacgggccttgacatgtgctggtttaagcaggggaacctttcgtgccatgcatgatttcacatcatgacgtcttagtgtattacctacagtaaccttggaaacggtggtcccagctcttttcaggtcattgaccaagtcctgtcgtgtagttctgggctgattcctcacctttcttagaatcattgagaccccacgaggtgatatcttgcatggggctccactccgattgagattgaccgtcatgtttagcttcttccattttctaatgatagctccaacagtggaccttttttcaccaagctgcttggtaattgctccgtagccctttccagccttgtggaggtgtacaattttgtctctggtgtctttggacagctctttggtcttcgccatgttacaagttaaagtcttactgattgtatggggtggacaggtgtctttatgcagctaacgacctcaaacaggtgcatctgattcaggatgatacatggagtgcaggtggacttctaatgggcagactaacaggtctttcagggtcagaattctagatgatacacaggtgttcaaatacttatttgcagctgtatcacacaaataaattgttaaaaaatcatgcattgtgatttctggatttttctttttagtttatctctctcacagtggacatgcacctacgatgaaaatttcagacccctccatgatttctaagtgggagaaatagcaaaatagcagggtgttcaaatacttattttcttcactgtatgtgttGTACACAACATATTCGAATAGCAATTTttatgatcgggaaaaaaatgcGATCCCCATATCgaccaatattgcatttttatgctgatatcgggccgataatgaCGGGGCCTGTTTTTAGAGTTTGGATTATAGTTTATCCGTCAAGCGCTAGTACTCTAGAAATGAAGATTGTGGAGTATTTCTATAGTACTATAGATTTAATAACTACTATTAATGTCCAAACACCTCAGTTGTCAGCAACTAAATTGTGGgcttgcatgagtgctgctgacacCGGTGAGCCGCGGTTCATTCTGAAGCAGATCTTGGAGCTTTCTATCCAAGTTTCCCGTTCCCGTATATAGCATAGTCACGTAACTAAAATGGCTGATGAAATACAAGGGGCGTTTCCTACCCGTTCCAGTgaagatgacatcatagatgttCCCATCAAGTGCGCGGACCCGCTCAACGACAACCTGAGTGTAGTTGACGTCTTTGGTGATGAGGCGGGGCCTGTTGCCGACGGGCAGGACGGGGTCCTCCAGCAGGGGGTGGTCCTTGAcaaactgcagggtcttgtctGGGAGGTGCAGGGAGCTGTTGATGCTCTGCTTCCGCATGTGGCCGTCGATACACTGGCACGGCAGGCGGAGAGACATTTGGATCATTTCAACTTTGAAAAATCCTTTTCAGATGATGCCCACCCAACTTACCGCCCCAGGGCGTGGGGATGGAGTAATGCCGTTGTAGCGGACCCACTTGGTGTGGGACTGCTCCACGGTGGCCTTCTGCATGTACTTGCCCTTGGAGAAGACCTCCTCCACGGTGGTCAAGTTGTAAGCGCACACCGCCGACAAGCCCACGTTACCCCTGGAGGACAATAAGATTCAGAGGACGGACTAAATGATCAAGATGGCCTCCTGGGCGTGCTACCACTGACCACTGGGAGGTGAAGACCCCATAGATGAGCGTGTCCCTCGAGTGGGCACCCTTCAGGATGAAGATGTCGTGCACCACGTTGAAGACGAAGTTAAGTTCCGGCATGGAGCACACCAGCTTGGCTTTTAGAAAAGATGTCCACTTTTTCTGCAGCGTCCTCTGTCCTCCAAGGTCACCCTGTTTGAAGGACAAATTCGATGAGCTGAGCTCCAATACCGGAGACCggagcaagggtgtccaaactgtttgACGGAGGGCCAAATTCATTCCCAAATATAGAAGGATGTGGGGGGCCACTCACAAATATTCTTGACCTTTTGTGGACTTCATTACCTGCGGTCGGGGAACAAGCCCTCTTCTACGTTTGACAAAACATGACACCTGGTTCAGATCTTCTGAATCGGGTTTGGGAgatgatgaaataacacccccagaGTCGTCACatgtacatttgtattaccccaTGTTGTACATGGCATCAGATATTTCTGGCTATGGTCTCATTCATGTATTTTAATGGCTTTACACGCATATTAACCTGTAGAGTAGACGTAATAAGACTAAATAAGCATTTATGTGTCATAGGGGCCCTTAGTGGTGGGCGGACAGGCGGATATTTGGGTCCTGAGTTATGtccgcaacagtagcccatgttatcATAAGATTACTGTTATTACTGCGCCTGTTGTGAGGTCATTTGACCCTGCAATAATGTTGTGGTGATGAGTCTGGTGCTTTTGACTGACCCCTAGTGGCCAATATACAACACTGCATTAACAATtagaatgcttcttctgcctgCTATTTACATTTGACTTAATTCAGCAATCTTCAGGTTAGAAAATGCTTAGTTTAGGCCAAGAATAATtacaatttgcttcaatattcCTTCTGAAAGTAGAAATACTTTGTGTTGGAGGTGAAAAGGCAAATAGTACTTCATAGCAGGCTgtgtttacaaaatgaaaacttGCGTTCTGTAAATGCCCCCGGGCCTGACTTTGGACCCCCCTGCAAGTGGAATACTGTAAATCAGGAAtagaatggaatggcctttattgtcattatacaagatgtacaacgagattggagagcttctcctttcagtgcagtagtcaagtttaaaaagaaaaaaagtatataaaagtagagttaaaaaaagacaatttaacaagatatatacaaggtaTATACAagatccaaaatatacacatagtattgcacaggagcatatgcaggagcagatatattaattttagtgcagtggtaaatgggtcatagtgcaaataatgactggtgtatacagatgagtaaagtcacatatgagtgtattgtaatgggaAATGTCAGCGCTTACCTTACAAACGCGTGCCACCCTAGGAATGAGCAGATTGCCAAAAAACTCGTACTCCACGGACACCTCGGTGAAGAAGAAGTAGATTTTATCATCTTCACCATCCGTGTCGTCGCTTTCCCTTATCACATCGGCAAAAACAAAACTTGGCTCTGAAATAGAAGAGCACTTTTGTCAGAACAGCATCACGGGACGTAAACCAAGCCAGACGAATAAGTCACCGTTGAGCCATGAGGTGGAATACTCCGTCCTCAGTAGGGACTGCGATGGCGAGTATCTGGAAATAATGGGCTCACTGCCCAAGAAGTTGTATGCCGTCCCCGAGTACAGCTCTCCATCTGGTCAAAGGACAGGATATTATAATAGAACATAATAATACTGACAGGGATGATAAATAATGATAGTGTATGAACTAAAGAGATGAAAGCGGCCTTCACTCACCAACCATGACCGTGGTGAAGCTCTGCGAGGGGTCGTAAGAGCACTTTCCCCTGCCGTCTTCAGCTCGACCCTCCAAAGAAAAGTCAGCCAAAGTCTGCGAGAAGAGATTCAAGCTAAAAAACGGCGTCCTTGTCCATGTCATATTTACACGGGTGGCAAGAACTGACCAAATAATCACACTGAGGCTGGAAGGCGTACGTCCCGCAGATGTAGAGCCGCTCGCTGTCGACGACCTGCAGCACTCGGACGTAGTTAAGACAGTCGGTCTGGACAGCAACAGCAAGACAGAAGATGTCAATACACTCTTCCGTGACAGCAGTGATGCAACAATGATGTCTCTCACCTCCTTTGATTTCCCCTTGAGGGTGCACATGGCGACGGGGGTGTCGCCGACTTGCCACAGAGCCTTCAAATATATTGACGAACAAATCAGAATTCCAATAATATTGTCCCGCCCTTCCACATGGTCATCCATTGGTTTCATACCTTGTTGTTTCGGACGGTCACGTTCTTCTTGCTAAGTTCAAAGATGGCCTCCCTGGCACCCACGTAGAGCGCGTCCCTCTCCTCGCTCAGTAGCAGCGTTGAGTAGTTGAAGATGCCCGGCTCGGAAAACTCCATCAGCTCTAAATCTAAGCAGAGTGTCAGAATTGAACACGAACGCTTGCCTTAGTGGGCGCCTATAAACCATCTTACAAGAGAGACCAGAAAAAGAACATGGCGGAACATAAGGTCTTCTGGCCTAATAACTCATTAGtggatattttttgtacattttagctATGGCCCCATGCGGCTCTATTGGAGGTGGCCAATTTAGCTGTGATGCTAGAATTTAGACACGTTAAAATAGCTTTTAGTAAGCCCTAGTGGGAACACCTTGCTTTGTGTGTCTGCAGCGTTTATGCTAATGAGCTACTTGTCCACTTTTGTCATAtcctgtagatcaggggtctcaaactcaatttacctgggggccactggagttagggtctggGTAAGGCTGTGCCgaatcaggttaaaaaaaatgtattctttaaaaacagaaacataaataaataaattgtcttCGATGCTTGTGCTTCTGCTATAACCTTcaccttttcagtgctttggtttcggttttctacaagaaaagttctgataaaacattccactgttttcaaatatcttaattttttatttttctacacaaaataagatgaaaaaataaacaatttaagctgtcttttctgggtacatgataccatacagcatacatatcaaacttgcacattaaaaactttcatatcaaggcgggggcctcaaactagcgtcccgcggccccatttggcccacgggccgcgagtttgagacccctgctgtagactgTAACACTGCACCTTTCCAACAGGACTGATGCCGTATACCACATAGAACAACGGGAGAATAGCCATGTAAGCTACCGCTAGGTTAGCTTATTTCTCAGGTTTATTTTAGGACGTGTAGTCAAGCCTGCTGTTTGACAAAGAAGTGGGTGGCAGGATGTTATCTCCATCCAGATGATATTCTTTAAGATTTTTATTCAAGACCGTAGACCTTTCCCTTGAACATAAAAGAGCTGAGGAGCGCACCCGCGTGTTCAAGACCGCATGTTGTACGCTCCATGTGGAAATGTTGCCAGGTCTGCAGTGACACTGAAAGCGCTCCTTGACCCCCCCActctttgtgactttattcttgtccagtgtttttttctatttctgctgctGATGTTCCCATAATGTTCTAACCTTCCCTCAAACCATTTCCCTAaatttcaaatatatttgttctttatcaaaatattatgtcttaaaaaaagttgtttcctcacgatattataaataattctcGTAAAAGTCAAGTTTTTTTGCTTCTAaactacttttttctcctaatgttttgatatttcccattttttgcttctttcttcttgttaaaagaatatttttggaatacgCTGTCGCCCAGAAGTAAAGAATAGAGTGTTGGTGAAGAGCACATCAACATTTCTATCTTCCTCTCTGTGGACTCACCTTGGTGTCTCCATGAGGTCCGAGGCACAGAATGGGGTCCGTGGGTGGACACCTCCAGAAGCAGTCCCAGGAACACCCCCAGCACGCCAAACCCCATATTGGACTCTGGCAGCTTGGGAACTGTGAAATTTCCTCTGCAAAGCACAACGGCAGGAGTGAGGCAAACCGCCAAGTCAGACTTTTGCAATGTGCGACGAGAAGAAGGGCCGGGTCTTATCACGCAGCAGCAGAGCGAAAACGGGAAGTCATCAAATCCACTTCCCCTCCCCCAGATATGAGCATGACTGATACGTTCGGTTCAAATATTCTTTTGGAAAGAACCTGAACATGTTGCAATGAATAAACCATGGGGTGGAATCATGACAATAACCATGTGACATAATGATTAATCTGTCCTAGAAATAACCAAACACCTCCGGCTTACTGAggaaaccccccaccccctgtgaAGTTGGGGGCGGGAGTATAGTTTCACCAAAGAATATGCTAGAGACAATGACAGCAGGGCTAAGTGGAGCCGCCAAATGCCATTTTCCATGTGATGTTTCCAGAGCTATCTTCATGGTTCCATGGTGGATGGATGCCTCCAGGAAGGACCGGATAAGCAGCACATGAGGACAAGACGCTGAGCATGTTTGTGGTATGGTGGCTAAATGACATTTTCGAAACATTTTGGTTATGGCTATGGAGTACATTCCacagttccacacgtccaaaaaggagtaggaagaagcaaagctgatttAAAGTGGGCCTATGATTCTTGTTCCACATTCCACTGAACATGTTGCGTTCAGTTAAATGGGATATTTCCCAACTTAGTGCATGCCCAGTGTCCCAATGGTCAATATTTAAGAGTTGGCCGTGTTTCAGGTCGGCTGTCCGAGGTCAGCCGAGGCTTTAAAGATTAggcaaaatattcaaataaatcTGTAAATCTGTTCTCAATCCCGCTCGTGCCGCATGCACAGTGAAGGCCAACTTTGCCTCAACGAGGGGGGGCCGCACACGCAGAACCGGAACTGCAGCTCAGGTTGCATGACAGTCCCTGTCAATCTACCACGGACGGACGTCAGATTTTCTACTGTTGTTGAATACGCACATCTCACAGAGTGATGACCTGACCGAGTGCCTTCTGCTTTCTTGAGTCATGTGACATGACAATGTATCATTGCGGCTTTGGTGAATGCTGCATGTGTTCAGGATGTACTGTATCCACAAATAATCCTGTGACACAAGGTCAATGgctagcatactgtatatacttaaATAAACAGGCTTTTCATGATTTTCCACAACTCCATCAAGTCTTCTTTCCACAAGCAAGAGTCGGTCACAAATAGATAATCAGATGTCTTACCAGATAAGGAACTTGCCTTTTTTGCCATGGGTTGCACTAAaggtagatttaaaaaaaaacagcaaatagcaAAAATCGGAACACCTTTTCCATAGGAGTCCAAAAAAAGGTTCCCATATGGACGACAATGGTGCAAACCAACCCCGGTCCGCATTTGGCGATGGATACCTGaggcatagcatttcagtatgtggaatcaaactatggaatggattgagtaaggacctcaaacaatgcacaacgatgagccaattcaagaaacaatacaagcagttgatgtttgctaaatacaaggatgaagagtcttgaaccagtcatgatgtgctatatatatatcactatattgacacttactatggtacccattatgtcattggatggtcatatcacctcgtacttcggtacaaggtacatcatttaaaaaaaacaaaaaaaaaaaaccttaaactatattatggaaagcaggaagtgaacaaatgtaacagttactgattgtaaaagtaccagatggaggggtaggatttaataataagctttgtttcttcctactccttttggacatgtggaactatgaccTGATTAtctgatgcactcaattgtaatctgatgcatgttcaaatgaaataaaaccattaccattaccattacatgtggGTTTCAAACTGTTCGATGAGTTCGTCTGTTTTCTGCAAGTACAGCTGCATGTCAATACATCCCAATGGCATGGAAAAGTCAACTCAATAGAGTCTAAAGCAATGCTCATTAGAGAGGGTGACCAGCACAGGGAAATAtttagtgtgtgtttgtctcatCTGCAAGGCTACCATTGCTGCTGGAGTGGCATTCAAGGACCATTCCTAAAAACGAGGACACCAAACAGCAGGGTGGCTGATTATATTCAGGTCAAGTCATCAGAGTAAATGAGAAATATTGTGCAATATCGGTTCAAACACCAACATACGGTATATTCTATATACCGTACATGTACGTCTAAGCAGCCATATTTCCGCACTGCAAACCATCACTATTGTAACAGTTTAGTACAGACCAACTGCCTGGGAAGTATATAAAAGCAGACTGCTGTTGTCGTACTCCCTACTCGTGTGTTGGGTTCAAGAAACCAAGCAAGCACGTCGCACCAAAAAGAGTACAAGTTTGTGagcttttgttttgtcaaaaaGTGACTTTAGACGCCCTACACGTCAAACAACGTCGGATCCAGCGGGCTTCCAAAGTCCAAACTACTGCATGACAACGGGATAACTCAAGCTAAAGGCCTAGCTATTATGAGGTTGTTCAATTGTAAAGAAGAGGaagactttagtggttttagttcccaggaggaggaggaggacggggaTAAATATTGCGTAACCAGCCGTTTCACACAGCTTTTTATTAAAAGTTAACAAATctttctgtgtactaaatataGTACTTTACAACATGGACACCCAAGTGTGGCCTAATTACTGGATGTACAAATTTTGTCCAGTCCGGACATTACAGTAAGAATACAAAGAATACTCAATATGTTAATTAgatgttttccttttttatagTAGGAGGGCAAAGGAGACAGCTTTTGACATGGAAATGATGATCGTCTTC is a window encoding:
- the sema4d gene encoding semaphorin-4D isoform X1 — encoded protein: MNQYTLADAMTDKGNFTVPKLPESNMGFGVLGVFLGLLLEVSTHGPHSVPRTSWRHQDLELMEFSEPGIFNYSTLLLSEERDALYVGAREAIFELSKKNVTVRNNKALWQVGDTPVAMCTLKGKSKETDCLNYVRVLQVVDSERLYICGTYAFQPQCDYLTLADFSLEGRAEDGRGKCSYDPSQSFTTVMVDGELYSGTAYNFLGSEPIISRYSPSQSLLRTEYSTSWLNEPSFVFADVIRESDDTDGEDDKIYFFFTEVSVEYEFFGNLLIPRVARVCKGDLGGQRTLQKKWTSFLKAKLVCSMPELNFVFNVVHDIFILKGAHSRDTLIYGVFTSQWGNVGLSAVCAYNLTTVEEVFSKGKYMQKATVEQSHTKWVRYNGITPSPRPGACIDGHMRKQSINSSLHLPDKTLQFVKDHPLLEDPVLPVGNRPRLITKDVNYTQVVVERVRALDGNIYDVIFTGTDKGVLHKSVVLGGVVHIVEEIQLLKQSEAIQTLLLSSETRSIYAGCDSGVVQSPTSLCGRYQSCYDCVLARDPYCAWDPHTAHCTNILDTPSQQMRRLIQSLDGDADKCPKEPGMPLKDYQLVAVKPGSSAELPCLVRSNAAHVLWKSNGSLLTEASRFHFIRENGLLIYSVAPEDQGHYECWSLEFVAAIGKNFTRLLAGYVLTLDLPPGAPRMGGHAATVTTLQNREASRTRGGQGNVDTDRQLTPALAPPNFTAPVLLTSPPHSSLTPPPTEVLPKQHLPPSGSGPRPDNGDPEAEYLQHSNSTALLFLFLLFFLLFLAAMAYNCYMQYLPAPCLRLRAALLGTHKTASQPEYRACEAGLMEASATDKMNMSEQPTQNGSQNLRALRDTGYETEPECGNGRIPCHGFGDESSSQEKPFDVDCASQPIQFADADEPCC
- the sema4d gene encoding semaphorin-4D isoform X2; translation: MGFGVLGVFLGLLLEVSTHGPHSVPRTSWRHQDLELMEFSEPGIFNYSTLLLSEERDALYVGAREAIFELSKKNVTVRNNKALWQVGDTPVAMCTLKGKSKETDCLNYVRVLQVVDSERLYICGTYAFQPQCDYLTLADFSLEGRAEDGRGKCSYDPSQSFTTVMVDGELYSGTAYNFLGSEPIISRYSPSQSLLRTEYSTSWLNEPSFVFADVIRESDDTDGEDDKIYFFFTEVSVEYEFFGNLLIPRVARVCKGDLGGQRTLQKKWTSFLKAKLVCSMPELNFVFNVVHDIFILKGAHSRDTLIYGVFTSQWGNVGLSAVCAYNLTTVEEVFSKGKYMQKATVEQSHTKWVRYNGITPSPRPGACIDGHMRKQSINSSLHLPDKTLQFVKDHPLLEDPVLPVGNRPRLITKDVNYTQVVVERVRALDGNIYDVIFTGTDKGVLHKSVVLGGVVHIVEEIQLLKQSEAIQTLLLSSETRSIYAGCDSGVVQSPTSLCGRYQSCYDCVLARDPYCAWDPHTAHCTNILDTPSQQMRRLIQSLDGDADKCPKEPGMPLKDYQLVAVKPGSSAELPCLVRSNAAHVLWKSNGSLLTEASRFHFIRENGLLIYSVAPEDQGHYECWSLEFVAAIGKNFTRLLAGYVLTLDLPPGAPRMGGHAATVTTLQNREASRTRGGQGNVDTDRQLTPALAPPNFTAPVLLTSPPHSSLTPPPTEVLPKQHLPPSGSGPRPDNGDPEAEYLQHSNSTALLFLFLLFFLLFLAAMAYNCYMQYLPAPCLRLRAALLGTHKTASQPEYRACEAGLMEASATDKMNMSEQPTQNGSQNLRALRDTGYETEPECGNGRIPCHGFGDESSSQEKPFDVDCASQPIQFADADEPCC
- the sema4d gene encoding semaphorin-4D isoform X3, producing the protein MNQYTLADAMTDKGNFTVPKLPESNMGFGVLGVFLGLLLEVSTHGPHSVPRTSWRHQDLELMEFSEPGIFNYSTLLLSEERDALYVGAREAIFELSKKNVTVRNNKALWQVGDTPVAMCTLKGKSKETDCLNYVRVLQVVDSERLYICGTYAFQPQCDYLTLADFSLEGRAEDGRGKCSYDPSQSFTTVMVDGELYSGTAYNFLGSEPIISRYSPSQSLLRTEYSTSWLNEPSFVFADVIRESDDTDGEDDKIYFFFTEVSVEYEFFGNLLIPRVARVCKGDLGGQRTLQKKWTSFLKAKLVCSMPELNFVFNVVHDIFILKGAHSRDTLIYGVFTSQWGNVGLSAVCAYNLTTVEEVFSKGKYMQKATVEQSHTKWVRYNGITPSPRPGACIDGHMRKQSINSSLHLPDKTLQFVKDHPLLEDPVLPVGNRPRLITKDVNYTQVVVERVRALDGNIYDVIFTGTDKGVLHKSVVLGGVVHIVEEIQLLKQSEAIQTLLLSSETRSIYAGCDSGVVQSPTSLCGRYQSCYDCVLARDPYCAWDPHTAHCTNILDTPSQQMRRLIQSLDGDADKCPKEPGMPLKDYQLVAVKPGSSAELPCLVRSNAAHVLWKSNGSLLTEASRFHFIRENGLLIYSVAPEDQGHYECWSLEFVAAIGKNFTRLLAGYVLTLDLPPGAPRMGGHAATVTTLQNREASRTRGGQASSSPSLSPSSSSTLTSSSYVEAGEAEVRLLPPLLKDQAWGLHAHESFLLFCLALGPSDVHIDWLMNGRALDGPRTEHRRPLTQNTVLVSSWLREGPLIQDARYRCVAEAGTGNDVSEVDLHLVIGDEESAPSRDFNQWRSALTEHEQLLKRWEKSWANCDGR